cctccgaCTCTCTCAACAAACACTCAGGAGGGTTCAGTGAAGTGCGGTCCAATGAGAGTTACCATAAAACCTGCAGCTGCGGAGGCTTCTGCACTTCATGGAGGGCCCCTCCCACTTGCTTTGACATAGGAGCCAGTGGGGGTAGAAGGCAAAGCTGCGAGCGCCCTGGCCAGACATCTCTAGTCCAGCCATAAAGACTTAACTGTCctgctcttccctcttccccaccacagagagagacaccaaAGGGAAGATCCTCTGCGTTTTCCAGGGGATTGGGAAATTCATCCTTCTCCTGGGCTTTCTCTACTTGTTCGTGTGCTCTTTGGATGTCCTCAGTAGCGCCTTCCAGCTAGTTGGAGGTAAGGATGAccacccccctccaccaccactcccacccccgcccaAGGCCTTCGGGCTGGAGGTGGATTTTATTCTTTGAGGTGGCCACACAAGCACAGCTCACAGACCATCTCACGATTCAGCATGGtgaagggcagggggaggggcaaacCCGACTATCTCAGCCATCTAAACATTTAAGTGGCTCTGGCGGCTTAAGCTAGGGGCCAGGGCTAGAACTGATTTGAGCTATCCGAATCCTTTCCATTGTACACAAACCCCAGCAGGAAACTGATTGACTCCTTCTATCTGGGGGAATCCCTGCTGTCTCTAGGCTTCTGTCTAGAGCATGTGGGAAAAGAATGGTCTCTCAGGCCACAGCAAGTCGGAAAGATCAAAGCCGGCCTTTTCCAGGTGGAGCCCCACAGTAAATGCCTTCCCTGGACTGAGTGCAGGACCcaggggccagagaaatggcCATGTCTGCTCAGTTAACTTTGGACCCTCTCTGGGTGACAGTAGAGAGATAGCAGCCCTGTCTGGAATAGTCCTTCCCAAAGTCCCACATGGAAGAGATGACCAAGGCTCAGAAGTCACTAACTAACTGACTTTACACACACATCCTGTAACGAACACAGTGGGATTCTGCAGCACAGAGCAGGaagacacaaaaaaaaaaaaaaaaaaaaaaaaaaaaaaaaaaaaaaaaatgcctgggaCTTTCTGCTTTTGCTGCCTTCAGctacatataaacaaatagaaatagtctttttaaaatgtattattttttggttttttggtggtggtttgtttgtttgtttgttttgtttttgagacagggtctctctatgttagccttggctgtcctggactttcccgagtgctgggataaaaggcgtgtaccaccatgcctggacctcttttttttaattccctatTTAGATAAGAGTGCTCTCTAACTtttagatccacctgcctctgctaggattaaaggcttgtgccagcaCACCCTTCCCAAGCCtgttttttttaaggacagggcttcaccctcttgtctctgcctccccatttcTGATACTAAAGGCATGacctaccatgcccagctgagctgATCTTCTGATCTGAGAGATGAGAGGGGTAGGCGGCAGGTCAATTGTCAGGGCCCTGAGAGGTAAATTGATTTTGAATGTGGTATGCCTCCCTGTCCCCTTGGGGACATTCATAAGGGACTTGGCTTATGACTATCTTGGACAATGCACATCCAGGGTCCTTCTCTCTAGGCCTCCATCATTAAGTGGAGGCAGAGGACTTAGGATCTATATACCAAGCTGGTTCACGATCAGCGAAGACTGGGAAAAGGCTGGCCAACTAGGGAGGCTGAAGGTGGGAAGTGGAGACCCAGGCCCAGACAGTGGGACTGGAGGCTCACACAGACAAATCCGCTTCCTTCCCAGGACAATGCaaggaaaaagggaaacaagGCTGATAGCTGGGCTCCCGATGCTCTACAGCCAGCTGGCCTTGTGCTGACACTTGGATTAGGTGCCACCCGCCCTCTTAAACTCTCCTTCCATGACCATCCTTTGCCTTCCAGGAAAAATGGCCGGCCAGTTCTTCAGCAACAATTCCATCATGTCTAATCCTGTGGCCGGACTGGTGATAGGGGTGCTGGTGACCGTAATGGTACAGAGCTCCAGCACTTCCTCCTCCATCATCGTCAGCATGGTAGCTTCCTCCTGTGAGTAGGGGACCAGCTCTATCTCCccgtttttcttttctctcttacatcagtattttaaacaaatgtaacTAATTAGAATTTTTCCCCATAGTGGATTTAAGGCCGGCCTAAAACTACACAACACAAAtatctccaattaaaaaaaatgtgcccTCAACTTTGGGGGGCTCATTCACCCTGTTAGTCTCTGATTCCTGGGTTCCTATGAGATGGACAGggcagtttataaaagaaataggGAGTGTGCTGATGCCCAAAAATTACATTGAAGAATGGGGTACATTCAGACTCATGGGCTCTCCTCTCTGGACTTTAGTAGCTGTGTAGCAATATGTATGACACACTACTGCAGTGCATCCATCCCACGCTGGGGCCTGGGGCACATTGCTTCCCTGCTTTGCAGGCTCCCTCACAGTTATTTTCCACCCTTCAGTGTTGACCGTGCGGACCGCCATCCCCATCATCATGGGTGCTAACATCGGAACTTCCATCACCAACACTATTGTGGCACTTATGCAGGCGGGGGACCGGAATGAGTTCAGAAGGTAGGTGACCCAGGGCAGACTCTGTGCCCACCCCACCATGTCTGTCCTTTTGAGTCAGTCAATGCCTTTCACTAGTCATGAAGGTGTGCTTGGCAGTTTACCTGGAAGGGGCCTCAAGAGTCCAACTAGAGTTGGGGAAATGATTAGACAGCCATGTAGCCAAAGCAGCTGGCACCTCATCAGGGTACATGAAAGCCAAGCGCTAGTTAGACGTACAGAGTTGGGACAAGGCCAGTTGGGGCAGGCTTCGCCGTCTCACTTAGTCATAGATAATTATAACTTCCTAAAACGACCATTTTAGGCTAGCTCAACTACTACCTCCTCACCTGTAAGTCAGCAGAGGCAAATATAGCTTATGACGCATGAAGTATGAAAATAGGGTAGTTGGGGAATAGGCAAAGGGAAACCCTCAGTCTCCATGTTAACGTGGGAATTAAAGCGTGTTTCCCCACTTCTTCTCTATCCAGCGACAGACTCTTACCAGAGcttattaaaataacaaaacgcAGTTCCCAGCTTGTCTATGTGATGCCATCCCATGGTGCGGTCAAGCAGCTGACATTACAGCAGGTGGTTGAGGGGAAAGAATGGTCATGTTTGTCGTGTCTGCTGGTGAATCAACAGGGAATGCTATCTCAGTGGCCCATCCACCTGAGCCACCTCATTTGGTCCCTGATGACATGTCTTGATAGACATGATAATACACATTAAGACAGGCACTCTCTAATTTCCTCTTCTCCTGAGGCCAGACAGCCTTCTTTATTCCCCATTATATTCATCTTGAAGCCAAAGGAGACACAGTGATGTCACTGACAGGGACAACCTGGATTCCAGTTAGGTTTCAATTCTGGAAAACTTGGGTTAGTCTCCTGATGATTTACCCTGGATTTCTTTCTACAGAATAGAAGCTTAAAGCCTCAATGAGGTGCCTGCATGTTGGGATATAACTGGCTTAGCTTGTCCCCTCCCCCTGTGCTATTTCAGTGTGCTCTGCATAGTCAATACTGGCTATATGCAGCCTCCTTCTTGAATCTTTGAGTTATCGCCTTGCACATCTACAATAATCACTGCACCAAATGTTTATGGGGCTCCCATGCATTTACTGAGCACCAGGAAGTGTTTGAATCATTTCCTACTTCATCAGCAGTATCTGAATTGCCAGTATCTTAAATTGCCTTCTCTGGGAAGAATGAGACTAGCTAACACCATAGAGCAAACATTGGACCTTCTTTTTACTAGTGAGATTAAGTATGTCCCCATCTGCTCATCAAGTGCTTCTTTGCGTGGCCACATACCAAGCACACCTAGTGGTAGGCATTTTTCTGACACGGGAGATGTTTCTAGAAAgaacattttcagttttcattgAGGAAAAAGACTAAGACAGAGTTTGTTGCTTTTTTGCCTGGCTTGGGATAGTTTCTTAATTTCTattggggtggggggtcaggggatagtttcatttcttttctttctttttttttttaaagatttatttatttactacatatacagtgttctgcttgcatgtacacctgcacaccagaagagggcaccagatctcattatagatggttttgagccaccatgtggttgctgggaattgaactcaggacctttggaagaacagtcagcagtcagtgctcttaacctctgagccatctctcaagtttTTGTGTCTCAGAattttggtggtgcatgcctttaatctcagcactcctgtAAAAGGCACTTCTGCTACTATAACCATAGCTGACTCCTATCAACCAGTCATACAAATTTATCTATAAGCCCTGCACCTGGTAGGTGTCCTTATTTAGGGAGTCCAGCTCTGCCTAACACTTTAAAGAAATGTAcactggccaggtggtggtggcccatgcctttaagcccagcacttgggaggcaggggcaggctgatcactgtcaattcaaggccagcctggtctacagagtgagttcaggacagccaaggctacacagagctcAGAACTGGATTTAGTCCACTCTTGGATTTAGTCCAGTTTCAGGCTGCTGTACTGGTGGAGTGTACATACtctcaggtacacacatacacaacttgTAATTCAGCTGGTAACAACATTCTAATTGTCTGTTCTATGCCCTCCAGACCATGCCCTCCAGACCGTTCAAAGGCCAAGTTGCCTTCCAAGCAAATTAAAATCATTCTAGGCACAgttgaagagacggctcagtggtgaagagcacttgttgctcttgcagaggacctaggcttgTTTCTCAGCACCCAGATGGAAAACattcataatttaatttaaaagttttattaatgctttttgtgtttgcctgtatgtatgtatgtaccacatgtatgcctggtgaaCCTGGAGTtgtaggttctgggaatagaaccctggtcctctggaagaatagccagtgctcttaactgttgagccattctCTCCGGCCTTAAAAAGTTGATTAAGGAGGGTTTGCGAGCGGTCTTGATGCATTCTGCTGAATAGTGGTTGTTAGGATTCCATCCCTGAAATACTATACTGGCTGGCAAAGTCCTCCTAGAGCAACTACCTGTGTGTACTTAGGTGGAAGTGTTACATCCCCTCAGAATGTAATATGGCTGCGGTGGTTTCCTTCCCTTAGGGCATTTGCAGGTGCCACCGTCCATGACTTCTTCAACTGGCTCTCTGTGCTGGTGCTCTTGCCCCTGGAGGCTGCCACCCACTACCTGGAGATCCTGACAAACCTTGTGGTAGACACCTTCCAATTCCAGAATGGAGAAGATGCCCCAGACATTCTGAAAGTCATCACAGACCCCTTCACAAAGCTCATCATCCAGGTAGTGGCCGTGTTAGTACAGCTCACATCTCAGTGAGCCTAAAGAGGACAGGACAAAGAGCAAAAGCTACAGGAGGGAGGCGGGAGTTAGTATCACCTGTTTCCTTGCGTAGCATCCTGGCTTACCCTCCTTATTGGGAATGGGAACTGAGGGTGGCTAGGGGAGATGAGTGAGTGCCTCTGAGAGATTTCTCACTGTCATGACAGTTTGTTGATGGTTGATCCCCTTCCTACCTGAAGCCAGTCATACCCTCTGGTCTTGGGGGGTCTGTCCTAGATATGGGTGGAGGGAGGACCAGCTAGCACTAGGTCTCTACAATGCCGGCTATCAATGCCCTTAGCACACAGTCATGTTCTGGGGAACTGCCAAtttctaggacagtggttctcaaccttcctaatgctgcagccctttagtACACACttccttcctcatgttgtggtgacctccaattatacctttgtaactgtaattttgctactgttatgactggcaatataaatatctgatatttctgACGCTCTTAGGCATCCCCTGTGAAGGGGATATGCTGTTCTCAGTAGGAGGTTGGAGTTGGGGGAGGGTAGAGGCTTTAGATATAGTGTGGTCCAGTGGCTCACAgtcctggcccccccccccaacacactcAGGGCCCCCTGACAGCAACCACTTCTGTCAGGCATCATATCCGAGGACGTGCTGACCCCATGCTCCCCTATTGCTCCCCTCAGCTGGACAAAAAGGTCATCCAACAAATTGCGATGAATGACCCAGAAGCCCAGAACAAGAGCCTGATCAAGATCTGGTGTAAAACTATTACCAATGTGGTAAGTGTCAGAAAAGTTGCGGGGCGGTGGACAGTGGTGCATGATGCATGAGTGGGGGTGTCACCCAAAAGAGTTGAGAAGCAGTAAACCAAAAAgtcttggggggggagggggaggctgcagGGAGTCAGCTCTGGCCACTGCCCTTCAAAGAAGACAGCCACCCTTTTCCCTCACTGTTAAACACACGTTCCTTGGCCTGGTGTAATACTTGTGGGTCTCAcagaaggctggctggctggcagcagGGGCACCTCACTTTTCAGACTATTTAACTCCTGAGGAGGCACACACATCATGTCTCACACTAGAAACTTACTCAACCTGCTGTGCACTGTGGATGTGGCTTCACCCTTAATTCTGGAtgtagtgtgtcagtgtgtgcatacatgtatttgTATGCTAAAGGCTGGTGATAAAATCCTTCAAGGGGAGGAAGGTACCCTATGATGGAGCCATTGTATATAGATCAAAGGATAGTGTCCCATTGAGTCCCTACTTTGTTATTTTCCACAATGGACACATCTCATGTTTGTCACTGTCATTTAGACTCAGATGAATGTCACTGTCCCCTCGCCTGATAACTGCACCTCTCCTTCAAATTGCTGGACTGATGGCATAGAGACTTGGACCACCCAGAATGTGACCCATACCGAGAACATTGCTAAATGTGAGTGGTAATTAGGGGACAGGCCAGCTAGGTGggggtggaaggaaaggaaggctaGCCCAGTCCCTCTGGGAACTCCAAGCCACCAGAAGAGCTTGTGATTGGTGTCCACCATGCTCCCTTGGTGTGCTATAGAACCCCTTTGTCAATAAGTCAGGAGTAATCGATGGCTGGTTTGACTATGTAGGGTCTGTTCACTCAATGAGTCCCCTTTGAGTATCTCTCTTATCCCACCACTGTGAGTGCTGCACAGTGAGAACCTTGATATTTCTTGTGATTCTCCCCACAGAACCAGGTGAGCTTGTCATCCCTAATGCTCTAGTTGCCGTCCGTTAGTATTACTATTGTTTCCTGGACTGTCACAAGGATATCTAGGGGAAACTTTAGTTAGTAATGCCTCAATGCTTGAGgcgctggaaaggtggctcagaggttaagagcactgactgactcttccagaggtcctgagttcaattcccagcaaccacatggtggctcacaaccacctataatgtgatctgttgcctttttctgacctgcaggtgtacatgcaggtagaacacagtaaacataataataaatcttttaaaaattgctagtGAAAACATCAAGGGGCCAGGTGGTAGAACTGGGCTGGACACTATGCTTGGCCCATCACAAGCTAAATGATTTAAAGACCTCACTTCACCTTCTGGTCTCAGAAAGTGTAATTAGTTCACACAAAGCAGGGTAGGCCTGGGCCTACCTGCTTTTATTCGTAGGAGGGGGAGGGTCCACTTATTCTCCATATTGGAGACAAGCCTGAGCGATaccagatcctgtctcaaacatggGCTGGTGACGTGGCTCAACATTTAAACTCACATACAGCTAGCCCATACAGTTCGTACATCAAGTGGCCTACAAACCACCAATAGCTCTCTACTAGAGAATTCTGCCTTCTAGTCTCCACAGAGACCTGgccatgggcacatgcacacacacagacgcacacagacacacacacacagagacaatctttttaaaaagtttttgaaaACAGCTAGCAAACCACACTATGTCAAggcaaacttaaaaacaaacaaacaaacaaacaaaccaaaagcatgGTTATCCTGAGTTCTTCCTATGCGTCTAGTTGCCAAGTAAGATCGTTTCCAAGAAGGAATGGGTAGCAGCCCCTGACATCCTGACGAGCCTCTTTGTCTCTTCAGGCCAACACATCTTCGTGAATTTCAGTCTCCCAGACCTTGCGGTGGGCATTATCCTGCTTTCTGCCTCGCTGCTGATCCTCTGCGGCTGTTTGATCCTCATAGTCAAGCTCTTGGGTTCTGTGCTCAAGGGACAGGTTGCTTCTGTCATCAAGAAGACCCTTAATACTGGTAGGTCCAACACCCCAACCCTGGTCTAGCCTTTGGGAGATGGCCCGGACACCCAGAGAGACTTTTGGATTTCCATGTTGCAATAGCCTCTGTGTGGAACTCATTCGTGGACCTGCTGAGCTACAGTGATTAAGATGTTATTTTCCATGGAAATTGTCCTGGATGTCCCCTGTAGGTCAGGGAGGGGAACAGGTATAGTCCAATGCAGGGTGGGCAAGGCCCTGAGAATGAGCCAGTGTCTGCAGTTAGTAGCCCTTATAGAAAGGGCAATTGGTGTCCACCCTAGTATATGCCTTTATTCTCATTTCCCCTGTGGCTCTGGAGGACTAGGTCAGCCAATGAGATTTACTGTTCAACAGGCACCAGCTGGTAAGGTACCTTACCCAATGAGCATGCAATCCCTCAAATCTCAAAATGTTGCAGTGAACATCTGTACCCCAATCTCAGGATAAGGATCCATGTGTTTaggtggggtttgttttttgattttggtttttgttttttgacaaaacCAGTGACCCAATTCCATACAGGCAGTAGAGTGAGTCCATAGCTCATTGCTGAGTGTGCACTGATGCCAGAACAGACTTAAGGGCACACGTGTGGACACATGAACTTGCAGAATGATGTAGATTAGAGAAGGATTTTAGAAAGCTACCTGAAAATCTCAGGTCatgtcttgggggcggggggcatgcAACCCTTCACCCTAACCTCTGCTCCCTAGTCCTAAGGAGGTTCCAACCCACGCCCAGGAATTTGTCACATaccctttttctgtctgtctaccAGATTTCCCCTTCCCCTTTGCGTGGTTGACTGGTTACCTGGCCATCCTTGTCGGGGCAGGCATGACGTTCATAGTGCAAAGCAGCTCTGTGTTCACTTCCGCCCTGACGCCACTCATTGGTGAGCTTTTGTGCCTAACTTCTCCCTTGGGTCACCATTGCCTCTTCCATGTTTACTTGGGCTCATGATGTGTGTTCTGTGCTCTCTCAACAGGTATTGGGGTGATCAACATTGAGAGGGCATATCCACTCACTCTGGGCTCCAACAttggcaccaccaccactgctctCCTGGCTGCCTTGGCCAGCCCAGGCAATACCTTGAGGAGCTCCCTCCAGGTCAGCACCTGCTACTGGGCTCTGGGTGGCATACAATCCCTCTGTAGTTTTGAAAATCAGTGCTTTGTTGTATTGTGCTCGAGTCAGAATTTCATGAAGCCCATTCTGACCCCAAATTCATAGAGTTTCCATAAGGAGTCTTGAGaactcctgcctcttccttcctctgtgctgggattagatgcacacaccaccacacctagcatgCAGCCTGTTTTCTAATGTATTATATCCAGAAGGCAGAACTAAGATACTGGGAGAAGCCACAGGGAGCCAAATATTAGGACAGTCAAAGGTATGTATGGGTGGGTTCCTAAGAGGTGCCTTCCTTGCTGAGACAATAGGAGCAGGCAAAATTATGTCAGATGACATCTTCAAGACCTAAAAGCTGGCCAGgagctcctgtaatcccagcagaggcaggaggattgttgtgagtttgaggccagcccggtctacaaagtgagtccaggacagtcaaggctacacagagaaagctgagCTACTCAGTGGGGCCAcgcccttcccttttccccaagATCTTCAGACAGTAAAGTGATGTGTGCTCACAGAATACAAAGCTCTTGACAGGCCCATTAGGTGACCCCTATCTCTCTTCCCATCCCTCACCTCTCCAACATCCTCTGTTTCAGATTGCCCTGTGCCATTTTTTCTTCAACATCTCTGGAATCTTGCTGTGGTACCCGATCCCATTCACCCGACTGCCCATCCGTCTGTCCAAAGGCCTGGGCAACATCTCCGCCAAGTACCGCTGGTTCGCAGTCTTCtatctcatcttcttcttcttcctgaccCCGCTGACGGTGTTTGGCCTGTCTCTGGCAGGCTGGCCAGTGCTGGTGGGCGTAGGCGTACCCATCATCCTGGTGCTACTCCTGGTGGTGTGCCTCCGGATGCTGCAGTCCCGCTGCCCTCGGGCGCTGCCCCTGAAACTCCGTGACTGGAATTTCCTGCCCTTGTGGATGCACTCCCTGAAACCCTGGGACAACGTCATCTCCCTGGCCACCACCTGCTTCCAGAAgcgctgctgctgttgctgccgtGTGTGCTGCCGTGTGTGCTGCATGGTGTGTGGCTGCAAATGCTGCCGCTGCAGCAAGTGCTGCAgggacatggaggaaggagaagaggagcagGATGTCCCAGTCAAGGCTGCTGCGGCCTTTGACAATGTAGCTATGAGCAAAGAGTCCCAAGATGAGGGCAAAGGCGAAGTGGAAGCCCTGGGCATGAAGGCCATGTCCAACACTACAGTGTTCTAGGGGGCGCTTAGGAGTCCCGGGGGACACAGCTTTCCCTTCTAATGTCTCACTCGAATTCTTTGACCAGGAACAGAGTTATCGTAGAATCAGTCTATAGGTGAATTGGACTTGCTTAGACTGTGAACACAGGTGACCTGCTATGCTTTCAAAGATCGCCCTCACCCAAAGGACAAGCGGTAAGGGAGGCATTAGAGAAGGTTTTGGAAAGGCCCTATGTAgaagtatttgtaaatatatgtacAAAACAGTCCTTTCTTGCTGTAAAACCTCagccacatctctctctctctctttttttaaatcaaagcccTCTTCCCCCCACCCAAGTGATACTCCTCCTAAGCATCTTTGCTCCAGAGCAGCCTGTTCAGACAAAATGAAGTAATTTGGAGCCTTTCTAGTTTACATCGCAGGAGAACATGCCCTCCATCAGGGCTTTAGCTGGATGGTTATGTCCA
This DNA window, taken from Acomys russatus chromosome 22, mAcoRus1.1, whole genome shotgun sequence, encodes the following:
- the Slc34a2 gene encoding sodium-dependent phosphate transport protein 2B, which produces MTATAAGLFAQHLRCIYTGSSAALHLSASCSPSPAKGALIMAPWPELENAQPNPNKFIEGASGPQSSTQAKDKETSKNDDGTPVAKIELLPSYSTVVLIEEPTSGNDPWDLPELQDTGIKWSERDTKGKILCVFQGIGKFILLLGFLYLFVCSLDVLSSAFQLVGGKMAGQFFSNNSIMSNPVAGLVIGVLVTVMVQSSSTSSSIIVSMVASSLLTVRTAIPIIMGANIGTSITNTIVALMQAGDRNEFRRAFAGATVHDFFNWLSVLVLLPLEAATHYLEILTNLVVDTFQFQNGEDAPDILKVITDPFTKLIIQLDKKVIQQIAMNDPEAQNKSLIKIWCKTITNVTQMNVTVPSPDNCTSPSNCWTDGIETWTTQNVTHTENIAKCQHIFVNFSLPDLAVGIILLSASLLILCGCLILIVKLLGSVLKGQVASVIKKTLNTDFPFPFAWLTGYLAILVGAGMTFIVQSSSVFTSALTPLIGIGVINIERAYPLTLGSNIGTTTTALLAALASPGNTLRSSLQIALCHFFFNISGILLWYPIPFTRLPIRLSKGLGNISAKYRWFAVFYLIFFFFLTPLTVFGLSLAGWPVLVGVGVPIILVLLLVVCLRMLQSRCPRALPLKLRDWNFLPLWMHSLKPWDNVISLATTCFQKRCCCCCRVCCRVCCMVCGCKCCRCSKCCRDMEEGEEEQDVPVKAAAAFDNVAMSKESQDEGKGEVEALGMKAMSNTTVF